A section of the Terriglobales bacterium genome encodes:
- the pstA gene encoding phosphate ABC transporter permease PstA, with amino-acid sequence MDNKLSMFRVQRVSIRRRLTDHAATIFAVLASIAIILPLVAIFGYLVLKGIGSINWAFLTQIPKPVGETGGGMANAIVGSGVILLLASVIGIPLGIGAGVYLAEFGQNKFGNAVRFVADVLNGVPSIVVGIAVYGLIVIRQKHFSALAGGVALGIMMIPTVSRATEEMLLMVPRNIREAAWGLGVPNWKTTLSVTLKTAQAGVITGVMLAFARAAGETAPLLFTAFGNQFWNWNVNQPTAALPLQIFAYAISPFDEWHRQAWAGALVLIVLIVGAVTAVRIAASRGMYRGAS; translated from the coding sequence ATGGACAATAAGCTTTCCATGTTCCGCGTTCAGCGGGTCAGTATTCGCCGCCGCTTAACCGACCACGCCGCCACGATCTTCGCCGTTCTTGCTTCCATCGCGATTATTCTGCCGCTGGTTGCCATCTTCGGCTATCTCGTGTTGAAAGGAATAGGCTCCATTAATTGGGCCTTCCTGACGCAGATACCAAAACCCGTGGGTGAAACCGGTGGAGGCATGGCCAATGCGATTGTTGGCTCCGGCGTAATCCTTTTGCTTGCCTCGGTGATCGGAATCCCGCTTGGAATTGGTGCCGGAGTTTATCTGGCTGAGTTCGGCCAGAATAAGTTCGGGAATGCCGTACGTTTCGTCGCGGATGTTCTGAATGGAGTGCCTTCAATCGTTGTCGGCATCGCTGTGTACGGGTTGATCGTGATAAGGCAGAAGCACTTCTCCGCCTTGGCCGGTGGAGTTGCTCTCGGCATCATGATGATCCCTACCGTCTCGCGGGCGACGGAGGAAATGCTGCTCATGGTTCCGCGCAATATCCGCGAAGCGGCATGGGGCCTGGGTGTACCGAACTGGAAGACGACGCTCAGCGTGACGTTGAAGACCGCGCAGGCGGGAGTTATCACTGGCGTCATGCTCGCCTTTGCGCGCGCCGCGGGTGAAACTGCCCCCTTGTTGTTCACCGCCTTTGGGAATCAATTCTGGAATTGGAACGTAAACCAGCCGACGGCAGCTCTGCCCTTGCAGATCTTTGCTTATGCCATTTCGCCCTTTGACGAATGGCACCGTCAGGCATGGGCTGGAGCGCTGGTGCTGATTGTGCTGATTGTGGGCGCGGTCACCGCCGTGCGCATTGCCGCTAGTCGCGGCATGTATCGAGGAGCTTCATAA
- the pstC gene encoding phosphate ABC transporter permease subunit PstC has protein sequence MRKPLVERSSFASKFADKIFLVVTIICAISVLSIVGLIAYELYVSSKLSLDAFGLKFFYSENWDPVAGDFGALPFIYGTLVSSFLALILAVPVSLAAAVFITEMCPRWLRTPLSFLMELLAAIPSVIYGLWAIFVLAPLLRQHVQPFLSKTLGWAGLFSGPPYGIGMLAAGIILAIMIVPIITSISRDVMKAVPQNQREAVLALGATRWEMIRTGVLRNARAGIVGGIILGLGRALGETMAVTMVIGNRPEIAKSLFAPGYTMASVIANEFSEATDNLYVSAIIEIGLALFIVTFIVNAIAQALVWATTRGMPARAHGQ, from the coding sequence GTGAGAAAGCCTCTTGTAGAGCGCAGTTCTTTCGCGAGCAAGTTTGCGGACAAGATTTTCCTCGTCGTTACGATCATCTGCGCCATTTCCGTCCTTTCGATCGTCGGCCTCATCGCTTACGAACTCTACGTTTCTTCGAAGTTGTCACTGGATGCTTTTGGACTCAAGTTCTTCTATTCCGAGAATTGGGATCCGGTAGCAGGCGACTTCGGGGCATTGCCGTTCATCTACGGCACGCTGGTTTCTTCCTTCCTGGCACTCATTCTGGCGGTCCCGGTTTCACTTGCGGCCGCAGTCTTCATTACGGAAATGTGCCCACGCTGGCTCAGAACTCCGCTGTCATTCCTCATGGAGTTGCTGGCGGCGATTCCCAGCGTCATCTACGGACTCTGGGCAATTTTCGTGCTGGCTCCTTTGCTTCGGCAACACGTGCAACCATTCTTGTCCAAAACACTCGGGTGGGCTGGCCTGTTTAGCGGCCCGCCTTATGGCATCGGCATGCTCGCCGCTGGAATCATTCTGGCGATCATGATTGTTCCGATCATCACCTCAATTTCACGCGATGTGATGAAGGCGGTTCCACAGAACCAGCGAGAAGCTGTGCTGGCATTGGGCGCTACTCGTTGGGAAATGATCCGCACCGGAGTCTTGCGTAACGCTCGCGCGGGTATTGTGGGCGGCATCATCCTCGGACTGGGCCGCGCTCTGGGCGAGACGATGGCCGTCACCATGGTCATCGGCAATCGGCCTGAAATCGCCAAATCCCTGTTTGCCCCCGGCTACACCATGGCCAGCGTTATCGCCAACGAGTTCAGTGAAGCCACGGACAATCTATACGTGAGTGCAATTATTGAAATCGGACTCGCACTCTTCATCGTGACCTTCATCGTGAATGCCATCGCACAGGCTCTGGTCTGGGCCACCACGCGCGGCATGCCAGCGAGGGCTCATGGACAATAA
- a CDS encoding putative porin, whose amino-acid sequence MKRLLTIAVLVVVASTLWGQTSTAKKRPVKKAEPAITAEDVKALRDALAAQQQQIEQLRQELRQRDAAWQAAQQRLDQAANAAAEAQTKAVAAQSAADSQKETYEKLSSDVKDLQGNMTTAAVSTQEDQKRVSAVEGLVSRFRFSGDVRVRQEDFFQSYSNCGSACNARIRERIRVRFGFEGKAGEDFTGGIFLASGAFSDPTSTNQTLSDVFERKTIGIDRAYINYNPSAAKFLTLTGGKFAYTWIRTPASFDNDLNPEGFSEKFSFDLNSPLLKNVTFTGMQLLFNEANRPSSSTSCINGICANGGSITGGDSFAAGGQVSAKLQLTKRWSLTPSYSILNWRNNDVILNESAVVNGGSAGQFAPNGITNATVTLGTAGGVSIRRFYSKFLYSDLILDNNISTGWAKLPTWRVVLEYLNNLNAQDHPLLADGTVATDLGKQSHYYKVETSLGSTKNKGDFQFNYGFWRQEQDSVIASFNESDQRAPTNIIQHTFGLQYKVRNNTTLAFTQWIGRTLNSNLQNRALTPGLATGDKDPYLKRMQFDVIYSF is encoded by the coding sequence ATGAAACGCCTATTAACAATTGCGGTGCTCGTTGTTGTGGCGAGCACCTTATGGGGACAAACATCCACGGCGAAGAAGAGGCCTGTTAAGAAAGCAGAGCCCGCCATCACGGCCGAAGACGTCAAGGCCCTTCGCGATGCGCTCGCAGCGCAACAACAGCAGATTGAACAGCTTCGTCAGGAACTGCGTCAGCGCGACGCAGCCTGGCAAGCGGCGCAGCAGCGGCTCGACCAAGCCGCAAATGCCGCGGCGGAAGCCCAAACCAAGGCTGTCGCCGCGCAGAGTGCTGCCGATTCCCAGAAGGAAACTTACGAAAAGCTCTCCAGCGACGTGAAGGACCTTCAGGGCAACATGACCACCGCCGCCGTCAGCACTCAAGAAGATCAGAAGCGTGTGAGTGCCGTCGAAGGTCTGGTCAGTCGATTCAGGTTCAGCGGCGACGTTCGTGTCCGCCAGGAAGATTTCTTCCAGTCCTATAGCAACTGCGGTAGCGCCTGCAATGCAAGAATTCGCGAGCGCATCCGAGTGCGTTTCGGCTTCGAAGGGAAAGCGGGTGAGGATTTCACTGGCGGCATTTTCCTCGCCTCCGGCGCTTTCAGCGACCCCACCTCGACCAACCAGACACTGTCGGATGTATTCGAGCGGAAAACGATCGGCATCGATCGTGCCTATATCAACTACAACCCGTCGGCCGCGAAGTTCCTCACCCTGACCGGCGGCAAGTTTGCCTATACCTGGATTCGAACCCCTGCTTCGTTCGACAACGACCTGAACCCCGAAGGCTTTAGCGAGAAGTTCTCGTTCGACCTCAACTCGCCTTTGCTGAAGAACGTCACGTTCACCGGAATGCAGTTGCTCTTCAACGAAGCGAACCGTCCTTCCTCGTCCACGAGCTGTATCAATGGAATCTGCGCCAACGGCGGCAGCATCACCGGTGGTGATTCCTTCGCGGCCGGCGGACAGGTTTCGGCGAAGCTTCAACTGACGAAGCGCTGGAGCTTGACACCCTCGTACTCGATTCTGAACTGGCGCAACAACGACGTCATTCTTAACGAGAGCGCAGTCGTAAACGGTGGTTCCGCGGGGCAATTTGCACCTAACGGCATTACCAATGCAACCGTCACGCTGGGAACAGCCGGCGGCGTGTCCATTCGTCGCTTCTACTCGAAGTTCCTGTATAGCGACCTCATCCTCGACAACAATATCTCCACTGGCTGGGCGAAACTGCCCACCTGGCGCGTGGTGTTGGAATACCTCAATAACCTGAATGCGCAGGACCATCCTCTTCTGGCGGACGGAACCGTCGCCACAGATCTGGGCAAGCAGTCTCACTATTACAAGGTGGAAACCAGCCTTGGCTCCACCAAGAACAAGGGAGACTTCCAGTTCAATTATGGCTTCTGGCGGCAGGAGCAGGATTCCGTGATTGCCTCCTTCAACGAGTCCGATCAGAGGGCGCCCACGAACATCATCCAACACACCTTCGGACTTCAGTACAAGGTCAGAAACAACACCACTCTGGCCTTTACCCAGTGGATCGGTCGCACCCTGAACTCGAACCTGCAGAACAGGGCGTTGACTCCTGGATTGGCCACTGGCGACAAGGATCCATACCTCAAGCGTATGCAGTTCGACGTTATCTACAGCTTCTAG
- the pstS gene encoding phosphate ABC transporter substrate-binding protein PstS gives MLRRFTFLLLIATALVGVATAQTALNGAGATFPYPIYSKWFSEYRKAHPDVQINYQSIGSGGGIRQLSTGTVDFGASDGPMTDQQLASAGRKIYHIPTVLGSVVPAYNVPGVKGDLKFSGKVLADIFLGKITTWNDPAITKLNPGVSLPSTSIIVAHRSDGSGTTFIFTDYLSKVSPDWASGPNKGTSVKWPTGIGAKGNEGVAGLIRQMEGAIGYIELIYALQNKINYGSVQNSAGTFVKASLAATTAAAATVKSMPADFRVSITNAPGKEAYPISSFTWLLIPAQWKDANKGKVMVDFLNWMLDKGQPMAQSLDYAPLPKEVADKVRATIKTIK, from the coding sequence ATGCTCAGACGTTTCACCTTTTTGCTGCTGATCGCCACCGCACTGGTCGGAGTCGCGACGGCACAAACCGCACTCAATGGAGCGGGCGCGACCTTCCCTTATCCGATTTACTCGAAGTGGTTTAGCGAATACCGCAAGGCCCATCCCGACGTTCAGATCAACTACCAATCGATCGGCAGCGGCGGTGGCATCCGCCAGTTGTCCACCGGTACCGTGGACTTTGGCGCCAGTGACGGCCCCATGACCGACCAGCAACTCGCCAGCGCCGGTCGCAAGATCTACCACATTCCGACTGTGCTGGGCTCGGTTGTTCCCGCATACAACGTCCCCGGAGTGAAGGGCGACCTGAAGTTCAGCGGCAAGGTTCTCGCCGATATCTTCCTCGGCAAGATCACAACGTGGAACGATCCCGCCATCACGAAGCTGAATCCCGGCGTGTCGCTTCCCAGTACGTCAATCATCGTCGCTCACCGGTCTGACGGCAGCGGAACCACCTTCATTTTCACCGACTACCTCAGCAAGGTCAGCCCCGACTGGGCGAGTGGCCCGAATAAGGGAACCTCGGTGAAGTGGCCAACCGGAATCGGCGCCAAGGGGAACGAAGGCGTTGCGGGTCTCATCCGCCAGATGGAAGGCGCCATCGGTTACATTGAACTCATTTACGCTCTTCAGAACAAGATCAACTACGGCTCGGTTCAGAATTCCGCCGGAACCTTCGTCAAGGCCAGCCTCGCTGCAACCACGGCTGCTGCCGCTACCGTCAAGAGCATGCCCGCCGACTTCCGCGTCTCCATCACCAACGCGCCCGGAAAAGAAGCGTATCCGATCTCCAGCTTTACGTGGCTTCTCATCCCCGCACAGTGGAAAGATGCGAATAAGGGCAAAGTTATGGTCGATTTTCTAAACTGGATGCTCGATAAAGGGCAGCCCATGGCGCAGTCCCTCGATTACGCACCTCTTCCGAAAGAAGTCGCCGATAAAGTTCGCGCCACCATCAAGACCATTAAGTAG
- a CDS encoding PhoU domain-containing protein, with the protein MSSALAKNLSNSAYDQILQRTLHAIDVAKSAAGASAEGIASGSSNMLDRVRGFEDELDNIDRELNEAVTSTVAQITDENQTRELLACLKFILELERIGDLLLNFANRAAVVGKRLDSADTNDLTMMTSILEKMLGDAYLAFSKRDLQKTLDILRADSELDRLRNLVFMRHVENRENQPRQESFHVVFMTQTVERAGDHAKNLAEEVCQLVTGQAIRHLLRAKDKPYELLFVEWMRKQGK; encoded by the coding sequence ATGAGCTCCGCTCTCGCCAAGAACCTCAGCAACTCGGCTTACGACCAGATTCTGCAACGTACCCTGCACGCCATTGATGTTGCGAAGTCGGCGGCCGGCGCCTCTGCAGAGGGAATTGCCTCCGGCTCCAGCAACATGCTGGATCGTGTCCGCGGCTTCGAAGACGAACTCGATAATATCGACCGTGAACTTAACGAGGCAGTTACCTCCACTGTTGCCCAGATCACGGACGAAAACCAGACGCGTGAGCTTCTCGCCTGTTTGAAATTCATTCTTGAACTTGAGCGGATTGGCGACCTCCTGCTGAATTTCGCCAATCGGGCCGCCGTCGTTGGCAAGCGCCTCGACTCCGCCGATACCAACGACCTCACCATGATGACTTCCATCCTCGAGAAGATGCTTGGTGACGCCTACCTTGCCTTCTCGAAGCGCGACCTCCAGAAAACTCTTGATATCCTCCGCGCCGATTCCGAACTCGACCGTCTCCGCAACCTGGTCTTCATGCGTCACGTCGAAAACCGTGAAAACCAGCCGCGGCAGGAGAGTTTCCACGTCGTCTTCATGACGCAAACCGTCGAGCGCGCCGGAGACCACGCCAAGAACCTTGCCGAAGAAGTCTGTCAACTTGTTACAGGGCAAGCCATCCGCCACCTGCTGCGCGCAAAGGACAAGCCTTACGAACTCCTGTTCGTGGAGTGGATGCGCAAGCAAGGCAAGTAG
- a CDS encoding ATP-binding protein: protein MTRRIFFKLFAFFFLVIAVAAVTIDFTVREAWEQSLYRNIEQNLSEKVAMFAERVRAASPEQYGQVARDISMAAAARATIIDSSGKVLADSEANPQEMENHASRQEFLAALTGKKGESSRVSHTVGVEFLYLAAPIPNGAVRLAYPLSEIKQVNSHVRRSLFKSTALAMFVALILAAIASRVISTRLRSIMRFAEKIAAGDLTARIDPGDSSDEIAQVAAALDRTARRLEQSFQQVELSHKELETLLNSMEEGVLATSADRRVIWANRKMQQLLPAGVRIGAPLVETLRDPDLLRAAEAAATAENTHTERISWASAGKSFSVTAAPMPGGGVVVVLYDLSEIERLERTRRDFIANVSHELRTPLTSIQGYTETLLDGLPSDPKTTHEFLEIIRKNAARMSRLTQDLLTLARVESGEQSFRFEAVPASSLLHDAEQNLHDLAVARGISLRVASSTEETVQADRDAIHQVFTNLVDNAIKYAPGGTEVLLGARVSDQFVEFYVQDFGPGIPSEHLSRLFERFYRVDKARSVESGGTGLGLAIVKHIVRKHGGTVAATSTLNRGSEFSFRLPLALKPAEMARA, encoded by the coding sequence GTGACACGGCGGATATTCTTCAAGCTTTTCGCCTTCTTCTTCTTGGTGATCGCCGTCGCTGCCGTCACCATCGATTTCACCGTTCGCGAAGCCTGGGAGCAATCGCTCTACCGCAACATCGAGCAGAACCTTTCGGAAAAGGTCGCGATGTTCGCCGAGCGAGTCCGTGCCGCGTCGCCCGAACAATATGGCCAGGTCGCCCGTGACATTTCCATGGCCGCCGCTGCCCGAGCCACCATCATTGATTCTTCCGGCAAAGTCCTCGCCGACTCCGAAGCCAATCCGCAGGAGATGGAGAACCACGCCTCGCGGCAGGAGTTCCTCGCCGCGCTCACCGGGAAAAAAGGTGAAAGCTCCCGCGTCAGCCACACCGTAGGAGTTGAGTTCCTTTACCTCGCCGCTCCCATTCCCAATGGCGCCGTACGTCTCGCATACCCCCTTTCGGAGATCAAGCAGGTCAACTCGCACGTCCGCCGCAGCCTTTTCAAATCAACCGCATTGGCGATGTTCGTTGCGCTCATTCTTGCCGCCATCGCTTCTCGCGTTATCAGCACCCGTTTGCGCTCGATCATGCGCTTCGCCGAGAAGATCGCCGCTGGCGACCTCACCGCGCGCATCGATCCCGGCGACTCCTCCGATGAAATCGCGCAGGTCGCGGCCGCGCTCGACCGCACTGCGCGCCGCCTCGAACAAAGCTTCCAGCAAGTCGAACTCAGTCACAAGGAACTCGAGACTCTCCTCAACAGCATGGAGGAAGGCGTTCTCGCTACCTCGGCTGACCGTCGCGTAATTTGGGCCAACCGCAAGATGCAGCAACTCCTGCCCGCCGGCGTTCGCATCGGCGCACCTTTGGTCGAGACCCTCCGCGACCCCGATCTCCTTCGTGCCGCCGAAGCCGCAGCCACCGCTGAGAACACTCACACCGAACGCATCTCGTGGGCGTCAGCGGGCAAGAGCTTCAGCGTGACGGCCGCCCCCATGCCCGGCGGAGGCGTTGTAGTTGTCCTCTACGATCTCTCGGAAATCGAGCGTCTCGAGAGAACGCGTCGCGACTTCATCGCCAACGTCTCACATGAGCTCCGTACCCCGCTCACTTCGATCCAGGGCTACACCGAGACCCTGCTCGACGGACTCCCCTCCGACCCTAAGACCACCCACGAGTTCCTCGAGATCATTCGCAAAAACGCCGCGCGCATGTCGCGCCTCACCCAGGATCTTCTTACCCTGGCTCGAGTCGAATCCGGCGAACAGAGCTTTCGCTTCGAAGCCGTTCCTGCTTCCTCTCTTCTGCACGATGCCGAGCAGAACCTTCATGATCTCGCCGTCGCCCGCGGCATCTCTCTCCGCGTCGCTTCCAGCACGGAAGAAACCGTTCAGGCTGACCGCGACGCGATTCATCAGGTTTTTACAAACCTCGTGGATAATGCGATCAAGTACGCTCCGGGCGGAACCGAAGTTCTTCTCGGCGCGCGCGTTTCAGATCAGTTTGTTGAGTTCTATGTACAGGATTTCGGGCCCGGCATTCCGTCCGAACATCTCTCACGCCTGTTCGAACGCTTCTATCGCGTCGACAAGGCCCGTTCCGTCGAGTCCGGAGGTACCGGCTTGGGCTTGGCCATCGTGAAACACATCGTTCGCAAGCACGGAGGCACAGTCGCAGCAACCAGTACTTTGAACCGCGGTTCAGAATTCAGCTTCAGACTGCCACTTGCCTTGAAGCCGGCAGAGATGGCTCGTGCATGA
- a CDS encoding response regulator transcription factor — MILIVEDDPDISRLMKHHLEGAGFEVRTFPSAFGVLPEAEKGAPEAFLLDIMIPGGDGLELCRRIRQNPALATIPVIFVTAKTSEADRVLGLELGADDYISKPFSPRELVARVKAVLRRFERPLAPQLLKAGDIEIDTGAMTLTVRGKKIGTTATEFRLLDYLARHAGRVFTRDQLLDAVWRDTQFVTPRSVDVYVRRIREKIERDPESPRMLKTVRGAGYRFEAPR; from the coding sequence ATGATTCTCATAGTCGAAGACGACCCCGATATATCGCGTCTGATGAAACATCATCTCGAGGGTGCCGGGTTTGAGGTGCGCACTTTCCCCTCCGCTTTCGGAGTCCTGCCGGAAGCCGAAAAGGGTGCCCCCGAAGCATTCCTGCTCGACATCATGATCCCCGGAGGAGACGGCCTTGAGCTTTGCCGCCGTATCCGCCAAAACCCCGCACTGGCAACCATTCCGGTGATTTTTGTTACGGCGAAGACTTCGGAAGCCGACCGAGTCCTTGGGCTGGAACTAGGTGCTGACGACTACATCTCCAAGCCATTTAGCCCTCGCGAACTCGTCGCTCGGGTGAAGGCCGTACTGCGTCGTTTTGAGCGCCCGCTTGCGCCGCAGCTCCTAAAGGCAGGCGACATCGAAATCGACACCGGTGCCATGACCCTCACCGTCCGCGGCAAGAAAATCGGCACCACCGCCACCGAGTTCCGCCTCCTCGACTACCTTGCCCGTCACGCCGGGCGCGTTTTCACCCGGGACCAGTTGCTCGACGCCGTCTGGCGCGACACCCAGTTCGTTACCCCCCGTTCGGTCGATGTCTATGTCCGCCGTATCCGTGAGAAAATCGAGCGTGATCCCGAAAGCCCGCGGATGCTCAAAACCGTTCGTGGAGCGGGCTACCGGTTCGAGGCGCCAAGGTGA